In one Nicotiana sylvestris chromosome 8, ASM39365v2, whole genome shotgun sequence genomic region, the following are encoded:
- the LOC104220352 gene encoding uncharacterized protein: MAKAYTQAEFDSLMEKVEKVDIRVKEYLELAGYENWTRLYAPVNRGWKMTSNIAESINVSLVSARKLPIYDFLKEVRKMFGRWNCSNRKEATQTYTTIGKKYQEMLTLNEAMSTRMTVVPSTEYLHTVNDGGRNYTVCLLERKCVCGRFQFDELPCPHAWAVLKSKFLMPKEYCSNYYKPNTIVMTYDLPVYPLPDRNDWNIPEHVVEEVVLPPKWKRPSGRPKKKRDKTLSELLQSKNQHSCSIYGGGHNKRTCRNAPRNK; encoded by the exons AGTCTGATGGAGAAGGTGGAGAAGGTAGATATTAGAGTGAAAGAATACTTAGAGTTAGCTGGTTACGAAAATTGGACTAGGTTGTATGCACCTGTTAACAGGGGATGGAAAATGACGTCAAATATTGCTGAGTCAATCAATGTCTCACTAGTTTCAGCAAGGAAATTGCCAATATACGACTTCCTCAAAGAAGTTAGGAAGATGTTTGGACGTTGGAATTGTAGTAACCGCAAAGAAGCTACACAGACATACACGACGATTGGAAAAAAATACCAGGAGATGCTGACTTTGAATGAGGCAATGTCTACACGTATGACT GTGGTACCATCAACTGAATACTTACATACGGTTAACGATGGTGGGAGGAATTACACAGTCTGCCTATTAGAGAGAAAATGTGTTTGTGGGAGGTTCCAATTTGATGAATTGCCATGCCCACATGCTTGGGCTGTATTGAAGAGCAAGTTTCTAATGCCAAAAGAATATTGCTCTAACTATTACAAACCAAATACAATTGTAATGACATATGATTTGCCAGTGTACCCGCTACCGGACAGAAATGACTGGAATATACCAGAACATGTTGTAGAGGAGGTTGTACTACCACCCAAATGGAAAAGACCTTCTGGAAGGCCAAAGAAGAAGCGCGATAAAACTTTAAGTGAATTGTTGCAGTCAAAAAATCAACATTCATGTAGCATATATGGGGGAGGACATAACAAGCGAACGTGTAGAAATGCTCCACGTAATAAATAG